From a region of the Methanobrevibacter thaueri genome:
- a CDS encoding DUF4013 domain-containing protein: MEILDIIKDSFMFPANNLTALAIYIAITFVVGVLAALGVGIGALGASSGVYLIGTAIFFILALIVAFVLAGYEVDIIKAGIDLEDKAPSIDFKNDLVRGIKAIIVVIVYYIIPAIITMIVAFLTNVPGNVVNVMGYVNQAAANTNGTVVASSALEMVPKDVMSSLVGSLSITLIIALVLFIIFSFFQYMANARLANTDSLGEALNIPEAFRDLSRIGIGKVIATVILMAIIVSIITGILSFVYGKIPMLSILNIIVTPFLMFAMNRANGLLYSDIA; the protein is encoded by the coding sequence ATGGAAATTTTAGATATTATCAAGGATTCATTCATGTTTCCAGCAAACAACTTGACTGCACTTGCAATATATATTGCAATCACTTTTGTAGTGGGCGTTCTTGCTGCATTAGGAGTTGGAATTGGTGCATTAGGAGCAAGTTCCGGCGTTTATTTAATAGGTACAGCAATATTCTTTATTCTTGCACTTATAGTTGCATTTGTGCTAGCAGGATATGAAGTTGACATTATAAAAGCAGGTATCGACTTGGAAGATAAGGCTCCAAGCATTGACTTTAAGAACGATTTGGTCAGAGGTATCAAAGCTATCATTGTAGTTATCGTATACTACATCATCCCTGCAATAATCACTATGATCGTTGCATTCTTAACCAATGTTCCTGGCAACGTTGTAAATGTTATGGGATATGTTAATCAAGCTGCTGCAAACACCAACGGAACCGTCGTTGCAAGCTCAGCATTGGAAATGGTTCCTAAAGATGTTATGAGCAGTTTAGTTGGTTCACTTTCAATCACTCTCATCATTGCTCTCGTATTGTTCATTATCTTCTCATTCTTCCAATACATGGCAAATGCAAGATTAGCAAACACCGACAGTTTAGGTGAAGCATTGAACATACCTGAAGCTTTCAGAGACCTTTCAAGAATTGGTATCGGAAAAGTTATTGCAACAGTTATTTTAATGGCTATAATTGTTAGCATAATCACTGGAATTTTATCATTTGTTTACGGTAAAATCCCTATGTTAAGCATCTTGAACATTATCGTTACACCATTCTTGATGTTTGCAATGAACAGAGCTAACGGTCTTTTATATTCCGACATAGCTTAA
- the mch gene encoding methenyltetrahydromethanopterin cyclohydrolase, which produces MVSVNVEAKKTVDVMIEKADELNIAVATLDNGATVIDCGVNVDGSFKAGELYTKVCLGGLADVGISIPGDLSEKFALPSVKIKTDSPSISTLGSQKAGWSVSVGDFFALGSGPARAIALKPAETYEEIGYEDKDADLAILTLEADVLPGDEVAQYIADECDVDVKNVYLLVAPTSSLVGSIQISGRVVENGTYKMLEFIKFDVTKVKHAAGIAPIAPVDPDGLKAMGKTNDAVLFGGRTYYYVEADEDDDIAAVAAQLPSSAADGYGKPFFDVFKEAEFDFYQIDKGMFAPAEVVINDLTTGKMYKEGFVNADLLKKSFGIDE; this is translated from the coding sequence ATGGTAAGTGTAAACGTAGAAGCTAAAAAAACCGTAGATGTAATGATTGAAAAAGCAGATGAATTAAACATCGCTGTTGCAACTTTAGATAATGGTGCTACTGTTATCGACTGTGGTGTAAATGTCGATGGAAGTTTCAAAGCAGGAGAACTATACACTAAAGTATGCCTTGGTGGACTTGCAGATGTTGGAATTTCAATTCCAGGCGATTTATCTGAAAAATTCGCACTTCCTTCAGTAAAAATCAAAACTGACTCACCTTCCATTTCAACCTTAGGTTCACAGAAAGCTGGTTGGTCCGTATCTGTTGGAGATTTCTTCGCATTAGGTTCTGGACCTGCAAGAGCAATCGCTTTAAAACCGGCTGAAACCTATGAGGAAATCGGTTACGAAGACAAGGATGCTGATTTAGCTATCTTAACCTTGGAAGCTGATGTCTTACCTGGTGATGAAGTTGCTCAATACATTGCTGATGAATGTGACGTTGACGTTAAAAATGTTTACTTGCTTGTAGCTCCTACTTCTTCTCTTGTTGGATCTATTCAAATCTCCGGTAGAGTAGTTGAAAACGGAACTTACAAAATGTTGGAATTCATCAAGTTCGATGTGACCAAAGTTAAACATGCAGCAGGTATCGCACCAATCGCACCTGTTGACCCAGATGGACTTAAAGCTATGGGTAAAACAAACGATGCAGTACTCTTCGGTGGAAGAACCTACTACTATGTTGAAGCTGATGAAGATGATGACATTGCCGCTGTGGCAGCTCAATTACCATCCTCCGCAGCTGATGGATATGGTAAACCATTCTTTGACGTATTTAAAGAAGCAGAATTTGACTTCTATCAAATCGACAAAGGAATGTTTGCTCCTGCAGAAGTAGTTATCAATGATTTGACTACCGGTAAAATGTATAAGGAAGGATTTGTAAACGCAGACTTGCTCAAAAAGTCCTTCGGTATAGATGAATAG
- a CDS encoding BspA family leucine-rich repeat surface protein: MAKIHLYDFEHLNTTTESIYELGDFNLLIVLQDGKNLTNWKDVENREDIIFISEDLFGQTQLEARYKDLKNLRAIVTFGVGNVKSMKEMFSGCESLEEISSLSSWDVSNVEDISFMFKDCKSLSDISALRKWNVSNVHSISRMFSGCESLEELSALESWDVSNVSDMYYLFAYCTSLKDISALAYWDVSNVLDMGCLFDFCASLEDISALQYWELSNVFNITALFRGCVNLKDISPLSKWDLSKMYRNKALLAVFSYCTNLRDISPLKKWDVSNITRMSGLFEGCASLRDASPLKKWDVSNVFSLDFLFRECSSLYDISHFKSWDIENVQSVTGMLDSCSDLTDVSPLKKWDVSNIKSMNKLFYNCSSLNDVSSLENWKISRETSIKAIFDKCESLTEYPGWFQMAVMNNNESDTETRQKIINNLDESFFRNHDINEFDDDTQLFMVAASDSQSLLAYIAERSKNRFIQEKAIDRIMDEEILTNIVINDPNCDITRENGKLKSYFYNREKALLKIRNKALLMKIAKQLPHILDNFAHIAEYIGTDEEWVDIVLNAKSQHIRIFALANVKSVNSFETIIAQSSDEQLVKVARINMPKQKPIENEVNDD; the protein is encoded by the coding sequence ATGGCTAAGATTCACTTGTATGATTTTGAACATCTCAATACTACAACTGAAAGTATCTATGAATTGGGGGACTTTAACCTTCTCATTGTTCTTCAGGACGGTAAAAACCTCACCAATTGGAAGGATGTTGAAAATAGGGAGGATATCATATTCATAAGTGAAGACCTCTTTGGCCAAACCCAGCTTGAGGCAAGATACAAGGACCTTAAGAACCTCAGAGCCATAGTGACATTCGGAGTTGGAAATGTCAAAAGCATGAAGGAAATGTTTTCAGGATGCGAGTCCCTTGAGGAAATCTCATCACTCTCATCATGGGACGTCAGCAATGTGGAAGACATCAGTTTCATGTTCAAGGACTGCAAAAGCCTAAGCGACATTTCAGCATTGAGGAAATGGAACGTGTCCAATGTTCATAGCATATCAAGGATGTTTTCAGGTTGCGAATCTCTTGAAGAGCTTTCTGCCCTCGAGTCATGGGATGTAAGCAATGTAAGCGACATGTATTATCTCTTTGCATACTGCACTAGCCTCAAGGACATTTCAGCCCTGGCGTATTGGGATGTCAGCAATGTCCTGGACATGGGTTGCCTTTTTGATTTCTGCGCCTCACTGGAGGACATTTCAGCCCTGCAATATTGGGAATTGTCAAATGTTTTCAACATAACCGCACTGTTTAGGGGATGCGTCAATCTCAAGGACATCTCACCCCTGTCAAAATGGGATCTCTCCAAGATGTACAGGAACAAGGCCTTGCTTGCGGTATTCTCATACTGTACCAATCTGAGGGACATTTCGCCGCTGAAGAAATGGGACGTTTCCAACATTACCCGTATGAGCGGCCTGTTTGAAGGCTGCGCTTCCCTGAGGGATGCGTCACCGTTGAAAAAATGGGATGTTTCCAACGTGTTTTCACTGGATTTCCTCTTCAGGGAATGCAGTTCACTGTATGACATCAGCCATTTCAAGTCATGGGACATTGAAAACGTCCAGTCAGTAACCGGAATGCTTGACAGCTGCAGCGATTTGACAGACGTTTCACCATTGAAGAAATGGGACGTTTCAAACATCAAGTCAATGAATAAGCTGTTTTACAACTGCAGTTCCCTCAACGACGTTTCCAGTCTTGAGAATTGGAAGATTTCAAGGGAAACTTCAATCAAGGCAATTTTTGACAAGTGCGAGTCATTGACCGAATATCCGGGATGGTTCCAGATGGCCGTCATGAACAATAACGAGTCCGACACCGAAACCCGTCAAAAGATAATCAACAACCTGGACGAGTCATTCTTCAGGAATCACGACATCAACGAATTCGATGATGACACACAGCTTTTCATGGTTGCGGCATCGGACAGCCAGTCACTTCTGGCATACATCGCCGAAAGGTCCAAAAACAGGTTCATTCAGGAGAAGGCCATTGACAGAATCATGGATGAGGAGATTCTCACCAACATAGTCATAAATGACCCTAACTGTGACATCACAAGGGAGAATGGAAAGCTCAAGTCCTACTTCTACAACAGGGAAAAGGCCCTTCTAAAGATTAGGAACAAGGCGCTTCTGATGAAGATAGCAAAACAGCTCCCTCACATTCTGGATAACTTCGCACACATCGCAGAATACATTGGCACAGATGAGGAATGGGTTGACATTGTGCTCAACGCCAAATCACAGCACATTAGGATATTCGCCCTTGCAAACGTAAAATCCGTCAACTCCTTTGAGACAATAATAGCCCAAAGCAGTGATGAACAGTTGGTCAAGGTTGCAAGGATTAACATGCCCAAGCAAAAGCCGATTGAAAATGAAGTGAATGATGACTAG
- a CDS encoding nitroreductase family protein produces MSLIFKRSSVRRFTDEKVSDEKIESLLKAAMQAPSACNQQAWEFIVVSRPEDKLAISQMHDYAKPAEKASHLIVTIGNLSEARIHRMIEQDLGACNENILLQATHEGLGAVWLGFHPIEDRTLRLKEYLNIPDHCIPFSVICVGYPAHESEVKLRYDESKVHLDRY; encoded by the coding sequence ATGAGTTTAATTTTTAAAAGAAGCAGTGTTCGAAGATTTACGGATGAAAAGGTCAGTGACGAGAAGATAGAGAGTCTGCTTAAGGCCGCCATGCAGGCGCCTTCGGCATGCAATCAGCAGGCATGGGAATTCATTGTTGTCTCAAGGCCTGAGGACAAGCTGGCCATTTCCCAAATGCATGACTATGCAAAGCCCGCCGAGAAGGCGTCACATCTGATTGTAACAATTGGAAATCTCAGCGAGGCAAGAATCCATAGGATGATTGAGCAGGACCTTGGGGCATGCAATGAAAACATTTTGCTTCAGGCAACACATGAGGGGCTCGGTGCGGTTTGGCTGGGTTTCCATCCTATTGAGGACAGGACGTTGAGGCTGAAGGAATACCTGAATATTCCAGACCACTGCATTCCATTTTCAGTGATTTGTGTAGGCTATCCTGCCCATGAAAGTGAAGTTAAGTTAAGATATGATGAATCTAAGGTTCATCTCGATAGGTATTAG
- a CDS encoding ClC family H(+)/Cl(-) exchange transporter has product MKALEKTLKSVSENPRYIFRLTIQGVMVGIFAGLMVCLYRLLLALSEGVLRDYLGIIHGNVLYIILFFIALIIMGLLIDLITKWEVDSAGSGIPQVYAEVKGHMEANWAKVLFSKIAAGVLTALGGLSLGPEGPSVQIGGMAGKGIAKMFKGSKTDELRLILVGSAVGITAAFNAPLAGVIFVFEEINHGFDKTLVFIAFVSAIVSDFISKIIFGQSTILTFPVLDIPLESYWLLVILGLVIGLLGYVYNVGMIKSSDFMNRLSIPSWLKFVLVFVISGIVALMIPEISDGGHFMMDMLDIAIPSLGFLVLLLVLKYLFSMFSFSSGAPGGIFLPILVLGAYIGAVFGTIVVPAFGLQHDLIYRFIIISMAGFFAATVRSPITGIVLLAEMSGSTESLVAMVIVSLIAYVVPTLLGNEPIYESLYDRLLFKKNQEYVKKTSKHVLSEYVVPLDCNYINFKIKDIPFPKNAIVVSVIRNGKYVIPTEDFKINFSDQIQILTDVNDYPYVREEIEELFGG; this is encoded by the coding sequence ATGAAAGCTCTTGAAAAAACACTGAAATCCGTGAGTGAAAATCCACGTTATATCTTCCGTTTAACCATTCAGGGAGTTATGGTAGGTATATTTGCAGGACTGATGGTTTGCCTATACCGTCTCTTGCTTGCACTATCAGAGGGTGTTTTAAGAGATTATTTGGGTATAATACATGGAAATGTATTGTACATCATTCTATTTTTCATAGCCCTGATAATTATGGGGCTTTTGATCGACCTTATAACCAAATGGGAAGTCGACTCGGCAGGAAGCGGAATACCCCAGGTTTATGCTGAGGTGAAGGGTCATATGGAAGCCAATTGGGCAAAAGTGCTCTTTTCAAAGATTGCCGCCGGTGTCCTGACCGCTCTTGGTGGTTTATCCCTTGGTCCTGAAGGCCCGTCAGTCCAGATTGGTGGTATGGCAGGTAAGGGAATAGCCAAGATGTTCAAGGGATCCAAGACCGATGAGCTGAGGCTCATTCTTGTGGGTTCCGCCGTGGGTATCACTGCAGCATTCAATGCGCCATTGGCAGGTGTGATTTTTGTTTTTGAGGAAATCAACCACGGATTCGACAAGACTTTGGTTTTCATCGCTTTTGTTTCAGCAATCGTATCGGATTTTATCTCAAAAATTATTTTTGGGCAATCCACAATCCTCACTTTCCCTGTTTTGGACATTCCTCTTGAATCCTATTGGCTGCTGGTTATTTTAGGACTTGTCATAGGTCTTTTGGGTTATGTCTATAATGTTGGAATGATCAAGTCAAGCGATTTCATGAACCGTCTCAGCATCCCTTCATGGCTCAAGTTCGTCTTGGTGTTTGTCATTTCAGGTATTGTGGCGCTGATGATTCCTGAAATCAGTGACGGAGGTCACTTCATGATGGACATGCTGGACATTGCCATTCCGTCCCTTGGATTTTTGGTTCTCTTGCTGGTATTGAAATATCTCTTTTCAATGTTTTCATTCTCATCAGGAGCTCCTGGAGGCATATTCCTGCCAATACTTGTATTGGGAGCATATATAGGTGCGGTATTCGGTACCATAGTCGTTCCGGCCTTTGGATTGCAGCATGACCTGATTTACAGGTTCATAATCATCTCCATGGCCGGCTTTTTCGCAGCTACCGTCCGCTCACCTATCACTGGTATAGTCCTTTTGGCGGAAATGTCAGGTTCTACAGAGTCCCTGGTTGCGATGGTCATCGTGTCACTGATAGCATATGTTGTCCCTACGCTTCTTGGAAACGAGCCGATTTACGAGTCATTATATGACAGGCTACTGTTCAAAAAGAATCAGGAATATGTCAAAAAGACATCTAAGCATGTCCTGAGTGAGTATGTGGTTCCTCTTGATTGCAATTACATCAACTTCAAAATCAAGGACATTCCATTCCCTAAGAATGCCATTGTGGTGTCAGTAATCAGAAACGGCAAGTATGTTATTCCTACTGAAGACTTTAAAATCAATTTTTCAGATCAGATTCAAATATTGACCGACGTCAATGATTATCCGTATGTAAGAGAGGAAATCGAAGAGTTGTTTGGTGGTTAG
- a CDS encoding MGMT family protein, whose protein sequence is MARKTFNEKLQDSKDMPKIVVVEDDRSIERYGGKDMLIAPPLEYNEIMSEIPEGKLITITQIRDFLADKHGADFTCPMTAGIFINLVAQASNERDFDEIPYWRTLKRDGELNPKYPGGIERQKEMLEAEGHEIYTRGRKNIRYFVKDFENNLYDLL, encoded by the coding sequence ATGGCACGCAAAACTTTCAATGAAAAATTACAAGACTCTAAAGATATGCCGAAAATAGTTGTTGTTGAAGATGACAGGTCTATTGAACGATATGGTGGAAAGGACATGCTCATAGCACCTCCACTGGAATATAATGAGATAATGTCTGAAATTCCTGAGGGTAAGCTGATTACCATTACACAGATCAGGGATTTTTTAGCTGATAAGCATGGGGCGGACTTCACCTGTCCGATGACTGCCGGAATATTCATCAATCTTGTTGCTCAGGCAAGTAATGAACGTGATTTCGATGAGATTCCATACTGGAGGACACTTAAGCGTGATGGCGAGCTGAATCCAAAATATCCCGGTGGAATCGAGCGTCAAAAGGAAATGCTTGAAGCCGAAGGCCATGAAATCTACACAAGAGGCAGGAAAAATATCCGATACTTTGTGAAGGATTTTGAAAATAATTTATATGATTTATTATAA
- a CDS encoding CPBP family glutamic-type intramembrane protease: MKGFFKFEDENTDLPFYNNEPKLSKMEWALLILAEILFLIPVFLSIEMSDEVFSLYLCLIVLLPVIYVSKGNLSLFFKKVKRENIKLIIICTVLPFIYSMFMIFILEYLKISPESTIEPTSTTLLSIINMLVQLMGEELFKIILLIIAMSIIYHFTKNRKLSIIISSIITMTIFGIAHYQYGPLIQILLIQGLGSIFDLYAYLKTKNVLVSYLAHLLYDFIPFIMELIALPM, translated from the coding sequence ATGAAAGGCTTTTTTAAATTTGAAGATGAAAATACCGATTTACCCTTTTATAACAATGAACCGAAATTATCCAAAATGGAATGGGCATTGTTAATACTGGCAGAAATACTATTTTTGATTCCGGTATTTTTATCCATAGAAATGTCCGATGAAGTATTTTCCTTGTATTTGTGTTTAATTGTCTTGCTTCCAGTAATATATGTTTCAAAAGGCAATTTGAGTTTATTTTTTAAAAAAGTGAAACGTGAAAACATAAAATTAATAATTATATGTACAGTTCTTCCTTTCATCTACTCAATGTTCATGATATTTATTTTAGAATACCTGAAGATTTCTCCTGAATCCACAATTGAACCTACGTCAACAACCCTTCTTTCGATAATAAACATGCTTGTTCAATTAATGGGCGAAGAACTCTTTAAAATAATATTATTGATTATTGCAATGTCCATCATATATCATTTTACTAAAAATCGAAAACTTTCAATCATTATCTCATCAATAATTACAATGACAATATTTGGAATTGCTCATTATCAATACGGTCCACTTATTCAAATCCTATTGATTCAAGGATTAGGATCAATATTTGATTTGTATGCTTATCTAAAAACCAAAAATGTTCTAGTCTCATATTTAGCGCATTTGCTTTATGATTTCATTCCATTTATAATGGAACTGATAGCGCTTCCTATGTGA
- a CDS encoding transcription factor S: protein MEFCPNCGKMLMPKKGMIKCGCGYEKSLTDDDIEEQYHMEGEKKPDAKVIVLDKDSVLLPSKEITCYKCGGTKGYWWTVQTRSADEAPTNFIRCAKCGNTWRSSN from the coding sequence ATGGAATTCTGTCCTAATTGTGGTAAGATGTTAATGCCTAAGAAAGGCATGATTAAATGTGGATGTGGCTATGAGAAAAGCCTCACCGATGACGATATTGAGGAGCAGTACCACATGGAAGGGGAGAAAAAACCTGATGCGAAAGTAATCGTTCTTGATAAGGATAGTGTGCTCCTTCCTAGCAAAGAAATAACCTGCTACAAATGCGGTGGGACCAAGGGGTACTGGTGGACAGTGCAGACACGCTCAGCCGATGAGGCTCCGACTAATTTTATCCGTTGCGCAAAATGCGGAAACACCTGGAGAAGCTCAAACTAG
- a CDS encoding NAD(P)-dependent alcohol dehydrogenase gives MRGLARIDQDVMDWVEKDKPECGPYDAIVKPIALAPCTSDVHIVWGNAYMSDAPNRILGHESTGIVEEVGSHVKDFKPGDRVIVPAITPDWLTVPGQKGFGQHCYGMGTGMSFITFKDGTFAEHFNVNQADGNLAHLPDEVSVDQAVMISDMMTTGFYGAELAEIKPGETVAVFGIGPVGLMGVAGAHFMGASRILAVGSRPVSVKVAKEYGASDIVDYHDGDTVQQIMDLTDGEGVDKVVVAGGNANTVGEALEVLKVGGILGNVNHYDGAAEIPLPALAWGAGLADKTIRGGVCPGGRARMEQLVKLVQYGRFDSSKLITHRFTNFDDIYEAMIIMRDKPRDLIKPAVILE, from the coding sequence ATGAGAGGACTAGCAAGAATAGACCAAGACGTTATGGATTGGGTTGAAAAAGACAAACCTGAATGTGGACCTTACGATGCGATTGTAAAACCGATTGCACTTGCACCTTGTACTTCTGACGTACACATTGTTTGGGGAAATGCATACATGAGCGATGCACCAAACCGTATTCTCGGTCACGAGTCAACAGGTATCGTTGAAGAAGTCGGAAGCCATGTAAAAGACTTCAAGCCTGGAGACCGTGTAATCGTACCTGCAATCACTCCTGACTGGCTTACCGTACCTGGACAAAAAGGATTCGGACAACACTGTTATGGAATGGGTACAGGAATGAGCTTCATCACATTCAAGGACGGTACATTTGCAGAACACTTCAATGTCAACCAAGCTGACGGTAACCTTGCGCACTTGCCTGATGAAGTGTCCGTCGACCAGGCTGTAATGATATCCGACATGATGACAACAGGTTTCTATGGAGCTGAACTGGCTGAAATCAAACCTGGTGAAACCGTTGCAGTATTCGGTATAGGACCTGTGGGCCTTATGGGTGTTGCCGGAGCACACTTCATGGGAGCATCCAGAATTCTTGCTGTAGGAAGCAGACCTGTTTCCGTTAAAGTGGCAAAAGAATATGGAGCATCCGACATTGTCGATTATCACGATGGAGACACCGTACAGCAAATCATGGACCTGACCGACGGTGAAGGTGTGGACAAGGTTGTTGTTGCAGGTGGTAACGCAAACACAGTTGGAGAAGCACTTGAAGTCCTTAAGGTTGGAGGAATTTTAGGTAATGTGAACCATTACGACGGCGCAGCTGAAATTCCATTGCCTGCACTTGCATGGGGAGCAGGTCTGGCCGACAAAACAATCCGTGGTGGAGTATGTCCTGGTGGACGTGCAAGAATGGAACAACTTGTCAAATTAGTTCAATATGGTCGTTTTGACTCAAGTAAACTAATCACTCACAGATTCACAAACTTCGATGACATCTACGAAGCAATGATCATAATGAGGGACAAACCACGTGACTTGATCAAACCTGCCGTAATTTTAGAATAG
- a CDS encoding DUF2149 domain-containing protein gives MVRKQSRRRSKRVEEDPMAGTSNLVDAMLVIALGFLVFVIISWNMQAMLDPDHNIQEQMQQKMTEVDQGQQLNETPDTSNSSGQGYTEMGTVYKDPATGKLIMVEG, from the coding sequence ATGGTGAGAAAACAGAGTAGACGTAGATCTAAACGTGTCGAAGAGGACCCGATGGCAGGTACCTCCAACCTTGTGGATGCGATGCTTGTTATTGCTCTGGGTTTTCTTGTTTTTGTTATCATAAGCTGGAACATGCAGGCTATGCTTGATCCGGACCATAACATTCAGGAGCAGATGCAGCAAAAGATGACCGAAGTGGATCAAGGTCAGCAATTGAACGAAACTCCGGACACTTCAAACAGTTCCGGTCAAGGATATACCGAAATGGGTACGGTTTACAAGGACCCCGCTACGGGTAAGCTGATAATGGTGGAAGGCTAA